Sequence from the Nitrosospira multiformis genome:
ATCGGAGTTGCGGTAGAGATATCCCGTGGCATGCAAAAACTTGTTTCCGTTGAAACGCTGGTAAAGGCACTCAGCGAAGCAGTCAGCGCCAGCTGTCACGAGCCACTCTCGGTGATTGTGCTACTGAATCCGGGTGCTCTGCCCAAGACTTCCAGCGGGAAGCTGCAGCGCGCCGCGTGTCGTCAGGGATGGCGTGAGCGCACACTGGACGCCTATGCGATTTATGAACACGGCAGCTACCTGCTGGGTGGCGGCATACAGCCAGTACAAGCGTTAACAGATGAAACCGAGATTGCGCTGGCGGCTATCTGGGAAACGGTGCTGAAACGCACGGGACTCGTGCGTGAGGATCATTTCTTTGCGATCGGCGGCAATTCACTTGCCGCAGTACAGGCTGCCGCGCGTATCGCCGATCGCTGGGAGATCGATTTTCCGGTACGGAGCCTGTTTGAAAGTTCGCGGTTGCATGAGTGCGCGATGGAGATCAAGCATCGTTTGGCGACGGGCACCCCCCGGCGCAACGCCGATATCCGAATCCTGCCGACCGAATACAGAGCGCATTCCTTACCGTTATCTTTCGGTCAGCAACGTCAATGGTTCCTTTGGCAACTGGACCCATCAAGTACCGCATATCATATTAAGCATGCGTTGCGATTAACCGGGATGCTGGATATCCAGGCACTGCACGCAGGTTTCGATGGCCTTATGGAACGCCACGAATCATTGCGAACGGTTTTTCGTCCGGGGAAGGATGGGGCGGCTGAACAAGTGATTCAACCGGTGTTGCAGATTGATATTGTGCATCTTGATTTACGCCAGGTGGCTGTTTCAGAACGTGAAATGCAGGCTGCCCAAGAAGCGCAACGAATCGTCGCGACTCCTTTCGATCTCACCCAGGGTCCGCTGCTTCGGGTAGCACTGCTTCGAATCGCCGATCAGGAGAATATCCTGGTGATAGTCATGCATCACATCGTCTCTGACGGCGCTTCGATGCAGATTCTAGTTGATGAGTTTGCGGCGCGTTATCTGGCCCATGTGCAAGGAAAAAGCGTGCACCTTGAGGCACTGCCCATCCAGTATTCCGATTATGCCATTTGGCAGAGAGGCTGGCTGGATGCGGGGGAGAGGGGCAGACAACTTGCCTACTGGCGTGATTATCTGGGAAATGTCCATCCCGTACTCGCGCTGCCCGCCGATCATCCGCGGAAACCGATAGCACATTACCAGGCGGCACGGCACGCCTTCGACCTGCCTGCGGATCTGGTGAGTGCATTGCGCCGAATGGCGCAGGATCGGGGCGCAACACTTTTTATGGCTTTATTGGCGGGCTTTAATGCTTTGTTGTACCGTCACACGGGACAGCAAGATATTCGTGTCGGTGTGCCGATAGCCAATCGCAATCGGGTTGAAACCTCGAGCCTGATCGGCTTCTTCGTGAACACTCAGGTATTGCGCAGCGAAATACATGGCCGTATGGTTCTTGCCGACGTTCTGAACCAGGTACGGGAAGCTGCCATTGATGCCCAAGCCTGTCAGGACCTGCCGTTCGAGCAATTGGTTGAGGCATTGCAGCCGGAGCGAAGCCTGAGTCATAGTCCGCTTTTTCAAGTGACGATCAACCATTTGCGCAGGGATTATCGTGCACTTCAGCAGCTTCCCGGGCTCACGATGACCGGCTACGATCTCGCTGAGCAGGCGGCTCAGTTCGAGTTGATCCTGGAAACCATTGAGTCGCCGGATGGCGGTGTGCAAGCCAGCTTCATTCATGCTTCCGAGCTCTTTGATTCCCGGACCGTTGAGCGGCTGGCTCGGCACTACGTTCATATACTGCGGATGCTGGCCGGGCAGCCGGAGCGATCCATTGCCGACATCGATCTGCTTAGCGAAAGTGACAAGGGACAGCTTCGAGCCTGGGGTATCCATGACCAGCGCTTTGCGGCGACACAACCTGTCCATCAGTTGATTGAACGGCAGGCGGAGAAATGCCCTGATGCTGTCGCGGTGATTTTCGATAGTACCGAATTAAGCTACGCGGAACTGAATCGCAGATCGAACCGGCTGGCACATCGACTCATTGGCCTCGGGGTAAAGCCGGAAGTCAGGGTCGGCATCGCCGTGGAACGTTCCCTCGAGATGATAGTCGGTCTTCTGGCCGTCCTTAAGGCAGGTGGCGGATATGTGCCTTTCGATCCGGAATATCCGCGGGATCGCCTGAATTACATGATGGAAGATAGCGATATTCAGTTGCTGCTCACACAAAACTCTGTCAAGGCACGCATCCCGCGCCCCTCAAAGCTTGACGTGCTGGGAATTGACACCCTTGATTTGAGTGTTGGAATAGAAACCAACCCGGACGTGGCATTGCATGGTGAAAATTCTGCCTATGTGATCTATACCTCCGGTTCGACTGGCAGACCCAAGGGCGTGGTGGTTCCCCACGGTCCCCTGGCAATGCATTTGACAGCCATCAGCGAGATTTACGATGTTCAACCCGGGGATCGAGAATTGATGTTTTTCTCGCTAAATTTCGACGCCGCCGCGGAACAATGGATGACCCCCTTATGTGGAGGTGCGACGATTGTGCTGTCATCCGCACGGGGACTGGCAAGCGATCATTTCACCGACCTGATTACGACGCATCGGGTAACCACGCTGCACCTGCCGCCCGCTTACTTGCGGCTGCTCCTACCCATCGAGCGCGGAAACGGCGCTTCAGTCCGTACATGTATCGCGGGAGGGGAAGCATGGTTTGCTGCAGATCTTGCCGCGACCCAGGCGGCATTCAAGAACGTTCGGCTGGTGAATGCCTATGGCCCGACAGAAACGATTATTACACCCACCGCCTGGACAGGCAATGCCGCGGCGGGCATCGATGGGGATTATGCCCCCATCGGCCGGCCGGTGGGCGATCGAAACGCATATGTGCTCGATGAAGAACTCAATCTCGTTCCTCCCGGCATTACAGGCGAGCTCTACATAGGAGGATCGGGTCTGGCGCGGGGTTATCTCAATCGTCCAGCATTGACCGGCGAGCGATTTGTTGCCGACCCATTCAGTCAGACTGGAGGGCGCCTTTACCGCACGGGCGACCGGGTGCGTTGGCGGATGGATGGGCAGCTGGAATATGTAGGCCGCCTGGACCATCAAATCAAGGTACGTGGCTTTCGCATCGAATTAGGTGAAATCGAAGCTCAGTTGCTAGCACAGACTGGTGTACGCGACGCAGCGGTGGTGGCGCAGGAGAGCCGCAATGGCACGCGCTTGATCGCGTATGTGGCAGCTCATGCCGGGATACTGCTTAATTCCGCACTGCTTAAGACTGCGCTTGGCACAGTGCTTCCCGAATACATGCTTCCAAGTTTGTTTGTTTTTCTGGATGTGCTGCCACTCAGTCCCAACGGCAAGGTCGACCGGATGGGATTGCCTCCGCCTGAGCAGTTAAACGAACAGGATTACGATCCGCCTATTAGCAGAATGGAAACACTGATCTCGGATGTCTTGGCCGAAATTCTGGAGATTCCCCGTGTAGGATTGCATAACAATTTTTTCGATCTTGGCGGTCATTCATTGTTATTGATCAAAGTGCAATGCAAGCTGGAGGAACGCCTAAGCACCCGCATTGCCATTATCGATCTCTTTAAATACACCACGGTTGCCAGTCTGGCAAAATTTCTCGGGCAGGAACGGACAGAACACGTGTCCTTGCCGCACCATCAGGAACGGGCACAGCGTCAACGAGGTGCTTTTATTCAACGCAAGCCGAAAGCAGGGAGGATTCATTGATGCACCATGAAGACGAGTTATCAGAGGACACAGGCATCGAAATTGCGATTATTGGCATGGCGGGCCGTTTTCCTGGTGCGGACGATGTCAACGCCTTCTGGCGCAACCTGCGGGATGGGGTAGAGTCAATCACTTCATTTAGCGATGATGATTTGCTGGCACGCGGTATTCCAGCCAAGCAACTGGATGATCCGCTTTATGTAAAAGCGGGTGCAAGCCTGGATGGTGTAGATCTTTTTGACGCTTCTTTCTTTGGTTACACCCCGCGCGAGGCAGCGGAGATGGATCCGCAACATCGGCTCTTCCTGGAGACCGCATGGCAGGCGCTGGAAGATGCGGGCTATGATGCTTCGGCTTACCGGGATCTAATTGGCGTCTATGCAGGCTGCGGTGTGAATACTTATCTGCTGCTCAATCTGCTTTCCAGTGGGCATTTCTCGGACATGCAGGACATATCCTCGTTGCAAGGGTTGATGAATGGTAATAACAAGGATTCGATGACCACGACCGTCTCCTACAAACTCAATCTGCGCGGACCGGGAATAACGGTGCAAACCGCCTGTTCCACCTCGCTAGCGGCGATCCACGTCGCTTGCCGGGGATTGCTCAACCATGAAGCGGACATGGCCATAGCGGGCGGCGTCTGGGTCAATCTCCTGCATGAGGGCGGTTATCATTACCAGGCTGGCGCTATTCTTTCACCTGACGGTCATTGCCGTGCCTTCGACGCGCAGGCAGCGGGCACCGTGATTGGCAGCGGGGTGGGGATCGTGGTGCTGAAACGTCTGGCTGACGCCGTGGCGGATGGCGATACGATTCACGCGGTAGTCAAGGGTTCGGCGATTAATAATGATGGCTCGGCCAAGGTGGGCTACACGGCACCCAGCGTGGAAGGGCAGGCAGAGGTTATTCTTGCCGCCCAGGCAATTGCGGGCGTATCCGCTGACACGATCAGTTATGTGGAAGCGCACGGCACCGGCACCACGATGGGTGATCCCATCGAGATCGCAGCATTGACGCAGGCGTTCCGCGAGAGCACGGAACGGCGCGGATTTTGCGGCATTGGTTCGGTCAAGACCAACGTAGGGCATCTTGATGCCGCGGCGGGTGTTGCCGGTCTGATCAAAACCGTGATGGCGCTGGAACATCGGACTCTTCCACCGAGCCTGAATTTTGAACGGCCCAATCCACAGATCGATTTTTCCACCAGCCCTTTCTACGTTAATACTATCGGTAAGACATGGCCTGAGGGTTCGACGCCACGCCGTGCGGGAGTCAGTTCGTTCGGCATCGGTGGCACCAATGTTCATGTGGTCCTGGAAGAAGCTCCGCCAGCAAAACCTTCCGGGCCTTCCCGCAATTGGCAGATACTTGCGCTTTCCGCGCGCAGCGGCAATGCCCTAGAGGCAATGGCTGCCCGTTTAAGTGATCAACTGGAAACTCATCCCGAAGTGCCCCTGGCGGATGTCGCCTATACGCTCCAGACCGGCAGAAAATGCTTCTCCCAGCGAGCCATCGCTCTTTGCCGCGACAATGAGGACGCGATCAATCTTTTGGAAAGCCGTGATGCGGAACGC
This genomic interval carries:
- a CDS encoding non-ribosomal peptide synthetase, which produces MNARLISHRSYPVNMVTHLLALASTRPNDTALIVVRPENSQSGAAVDTKISYRALDRHVRALAAILQERFAAGERALLLLDNDEHYVIGFFACLYAGLIAVPVFPPESTRERHLARLLAIATDAKACCVLTTSEILPLIGSAEQFAQVSMVAVDAVKPDEAFAWHPHVPRDDDIAFLQYTSGSTSMPKGVMVSHGNLMANARALEEGMSMNAEDIWLSWLPLYHDMGLIGGLLQPVYRGIPAILMTPRFFIERPVRWLEAISRHRATVSGAPDFAFRLCVERVRDAQMRELDLSSWRIAFSGAEPVRYDTTSAFIERFAPVGFAANAIYPCYGLAEATLFVTGGTRGDGMEAHHFSAEMLAQGNAEVVEHGTPLVACGMPVSHHAIRIVEPETLDPLTDGSIGEIWTNGPSLACGYWQRPGETADTFVSHEGRRWLRTGDLGFVHAGQLYIAGRRKDLIIVRGQNIYPQDLEQIVEEEVEAARKGRVAAFPVDTAEGEGIGVAVEISRGMQKLVSVETLVKALSEAVSASCHEPLSVIVLLNPGALPKTSSGKLQRAACRQGWRERTLDAYAIYEHGSYLLGGGIQPVQALTDETEIALAAIWETVLKRTGLVREDHFFAIGGNSLAAVQAAARIADRWEIDFPVRSLFESSRLHECAMEIKHRLATGTPRRNADIRILPTEYRAHSLPLSFGQQRQWFLWQLDPSSTAYHIKHALRLTGMLDIQALHAGFDGLMERHESLRTVFRPGKDGAAEQVIQPVLQIDIVHLDLRQVAVSEREMQAAQEAQRIVATPFDLTQGPLLRVALLRIADQENILVIVMHHIVSDGASMQILVDEFAARYLAHVQGKSVHLEALPIQYSDYAIWQRGWLDAGERGRQLAYWRDYLGNVHPVLALPADHPRKPIAHYQAARHAFDLPADLVSALRRMAQDRGATLFMALLAGFNALLYRHTGQQDIRVGVPIANRNRVETSSLIGFFVNTQVLRSEIHGRMVLADVLNQVREAAIDAQACQDLPFEQLVEALQPERSLSHSPLFQVTINHLRRDYRALQQLPGLTMTGYDLAEQAAQFELILETIESPDGGVQASFIHASELFDSRTVERLARHYVHILRMLAGQPERSIADIDLLSESDKGQLRAWGIHDQRFAATQPVHQLIERQAEKCPDAVAVIFDSTELSYAELNRRSNRLAHRLIGLGVKPEVRVGIAVERSLEMIVGLLAVLKAGGGYVPFDPEYPRDRLNYMMEDSDIQLLLTQNSVKARIPRPSKLDVLGIDTLDLSVGIETNPDVALHGENSAYVIYTSGSTGRPKGVVVPHGPLAMHLTAISEIYDVQPGDRELMFFSLNFDAAAEQWMTPLCGGATIVLSSARGLASDHFTDLITTHRVTTLHLPPAYLRLLLPIERGNGASVRTCIAGGEAWFAADLAATQAAFKNVRLVNAYGPTETIITPTAWTGNAAAGIDGDYAPIGRPVGDRNAYVLDEELNLVPPGITGELYIGGSGLARGYLNRPALTGERFVADPFSQTGGRLYRTGDRVRWRMDGQLEYVGRLDHQIKVRGFRIELGEIEAQLLAQTGVRDAAVVAQESRNGTRLIAYVAAHAGILLNSALLKTALGTVLPEYMLPSLFVFLDVLPLSPNGKVDRMGLPPPEQLNEQDYDPPISRMETLISDVLAEILEIPRVGLHNNFFDLGGHSLLLIKVQCKLEERLSTRIAIIDLFKYTTVASLAKFLGQERTEHVSLPHHQERAQRQRGAFIQRKPKAGRIH